The sequence TGCGGTTGAGCATGAACCAGTAGGCGCCGCCGATGATCGCCGCGATGAAGACGAACCCGAACAGCGTCCCCGAACCGAGCGGGATGCCCGGGATCCGGCCGGACGGCTCGATCACGCGGGTGCCGATGTTGTTGCCGGTCTGCACGCCGAACTGGTCGGCGTTGATGAGGAAGGCGATGATGCCGCCGACGATCGCGTTGAGCATGATCGTCGCGATCACCTCGCTGACGCCGCGGGTGACCTTGAGGATCGCCGGGATCGCCGCGTACGCCGCACCGGCGACGACGGCCACGATCAGGATGACGAGCGTGTGGATCACCGGTGGCAGCTTCAGGGCGCCGCCGATGATGGCCGCGACGACCGCGGCGAACCGGTACTGGCCCTCGACCCCGATGTTGAAGAGGTTCATCTGGAAGCCGATGGCCACCGCGAGCCCGGACAGGTAGTAGACCGTCGCCAGGTTCACCGTGTCGACCGAGGTGGAGCCCTTGAACATCTGGCCGATCATCGTGCCGTACGCGTTCAGCGGGTCGGCCCCGGAGATGATCAGCGCGATCGCCGACAGCAGCACGGCGAAGACGATCGCCAGCAGCGGTGGCAGCAGTTTCGTGCGCCAGGACGTCATTCTTCGTCACCCTCCCCAGCGCCGGTCATCGCGGAGCCCAGTTCCTGCGGGGTCACGGTGGCGGGGTCGGCCTCGCTGACGAGGCGCCCGCGCAGCATGACCCGGATCGTGTCGGACAGGCCGATCAGCTCGTCGAGGTCGGCGGAGATCAGCAGCACCGCGAGCCCGGCGGCGCGGGCCTGGCGGATCTGCTCCCAGATCAGCGCCTGCGCGCCGACGTCGACGCCGCGCGTGGGGTGCGAAGCCACCAGCAGCACCGGGTTGCCGGACAGCTCGCGCCCGACGATCAGCTTCTGCTGGTTGCCGCCCGAGAGCGCCGCGGCCGGGACGTCGATGCCCGGCGTGCGGACGTCGTAGTCGCGGACGATCCGCTCGGTGTCGGCGCGGGCGCCGGCGATGTCGAGCAACTGTCCTTTCGAGACCGGTTCGCGGGTCTGGTACCCCAGGATCCGGTTGACCCACAACGGTTGCTGCAGCAGCAGGCTGTGCCGCGTGCGGTCTTCGGCGATGTAGCCGATGCCGGCCTCGCGCCGCGCCAGCGTGCCCGCCTTCGTCAGGTCGCGGGCTTTTCCTTCGGCATCGACCAGCTCGATCGTGCCGCCGGACGGCTTGCGCATGCCCATGATCGTCTCGACGAGCTCGGTCTGCCCGTTGCCCTCGACGCCGGCGATGCCGAGCACCTCGCCCGCGCGCACGGTGAAGGTGACGTCGTCGAGCGCGTTGCGGTCGGAGCCCTCGGCGCCGAGCGTCAGGCCGGTCAGCCGCAGCACGTCCCGGTCGGTGACCGTGGACTCGCGGGTCTCCGGGCTGGGCAGCTCCGAGCCGACCATCATCTCCGCGAGCTGCCGGGAGGTGATCGTCTTCGGGTCGGCGGTCCCGACGGTCGTGCCGCGCCGGATCACCGTGACGGTGTCGGCGATCGCGCGCACCTCGTCGAGCTTGTGCGAGATGAAGAGGAAGGTGTAGCCGTCGGCCTTCATCTCCCGGACGGTCGCGAACAGCGCGTCGACCTCCTGCGGCACCAGCACCGCGGTCGGCTCGTCCAGGATGATGATCTTCGCCCCGCGGTAGAGCACCTTGACGATCTCGACGCGCTGGCGGTCGGCGACGCCGAGCTCCTCCAGCAGCGTGTCCGGCTTGGCGTGCAGGCCGGTCCGCTCCGCGAGCTCGGCCAGCCGCGCGCGGGCGGCGCGGCCGATGCCGTGCAGGGCCTCGGCGCCGAGGAAGACGTTCTCGCCGACGGTGAGGTTGTCGGCGAGCATGAAGTGCTGGTGCACCATGCCGATGCCGGCGCGGATGGCGTCCTGCGGGTTGCGCAGCCGCACCTCTTCGCCGTTGATCGCGATGGTGCCCTCGTCCGGCGGCTGCATGCCGTACAGGATCTTCATCAGGGTGGACTTGCCGGCGCCGTTCTCGCCACAGATGGCGTGCACCTCGCCGGCGGTGACGGTGAGGTTGACGTCGGAGTTGGCCACCACGCCGGGAAAGCGCTTGGTGATCCCGGTCAGCTGGACGGCGGGGGCGCCCCGGTCGGGGACGGCCTCGGCCGGGGCCTCGGCTGTGCTCATGGGCGGGAGAATTCCATATCTCGTCCAAACGCGTGAGGGGCCCGGAGGAAAAGTTCCTCCGAGCCCCGACGCGTTGTCAGTTACTTCTGCGGCTTGTCCGAGACGGTGATCGCGCCCGAGATGATCTGGGCCTTGTAGCCGTCGAGGACGTCCTTGATGTCGTCGACCTTGCCACCGGAGGTGGCGTAGCCGACGCCGTCGACCTTGAGGTCGAACCGCTTCGGCAGGGTCGTCAGGTCGCCCTTGGCGAGCGCGGTGACGTAGTCGAAGACGGCGACGTCGACGCGCTTGAGCATGGACGTGATGATGACGTCCTTGTCGGCGGCGACGGTCTTCTGGTTGTACTGGTCGGAGTCGACACCGATGGCCAGCGCGTTGCCCGCCTTGGCGGCGTCGAACACGCCCTTGCCGGAGGCGCCGGCGGCGTGGTAGATCACGTCCGCGCCCTTGGCGATCTCGGCCGCGGCCTTGACGTTGCCCTTCGCCGGGTCCTGGAACCCGGAGAAGTCACCGGCCGGGGTCAGGTAGTCGTCCTCGATCTTGATCTTGGACGAAACCGTCTTCGCGCCCTGCAGGAAGCCGGCCTCGAACTTCTGGATCAGCGGGGTGTTGACCCCGCCGACGAAGCCGACGTGGCAGTTCTTGCTCTTGTACGCGGCGGCGACGCCGGCCAGGAACGAGCCCTGCTCCTCGGCGAAGACCAGCGGCGTCACGTTCGGGAGCTGGATCGAGTCGTCGTCGACGATCGCGAACTTGGTGTTCGGGTACTTGGCCGCGACGACCTTGACCGACGGCGCGTAGGCGAAGCCGACCGCGATGATCGGGTTCAGGCCCGAGGCGGCCATCTGGTCGAGGCGCTGCTGCTTGGCCGACTCGGCCTCGCTGGCGGACGCGGTGCTCTCGTTGACCGTGGTCACGCCGAGCTCGGACTTCGCCTTGTCAGTGCCCGCGGCGGCGGCGTCGTTGAAGGACGCGTCACCCCGGCCGCCGACGTCGAACGCCAGGCCGATCTTCAGCTTGCTGCCGTCGACCTTCGCCCCGGCGGCGGTCGAGCTGCTCGCCGCGGCGGGTGCGGCGGGCGGCTTCTGCGCGGTGACGCAGTCGGAACCGCCCGAAGAGGCCGCGGTGTTGTTCGAGCTGCTACCACCGCTGGAGTCCTTGGCGCACCCGGCCAGGGCGAGCACCCCGGCCATGGCCGCGGCGGCCAGCGCGGTTCCACGCATGCGACGCAACGTGTTTCTCCCTCCCCGCTGATCCAGCGGATGTCCAGGGCACGACCGGGCCCACTGCCGGGTCGACTGGTGGACCGTACCCAACGGACAGGAATGCGCCATAGGAACGGCACGCTACGTAACACAAACGTTTACTCACGCATCGCACGCGCGACGAGTCGTGCACCCAAAGTGATCAAAGACGTCACGGGGTGCCGCTTTCGGCGGAATCCCGGGCTGGCGGGACGGCCGAATTACCGTTTGCTGTGACTCAGTGTGCCAGGCCGACCGAGGAGTGGACCAGTCCGATCACCCTGTGAGACGCAGGCGGGCAAGGCGCCTTCCGAATCGTTTCAGCTGCTCGCCGCCCGATCGGGCGTCAGCCGGACGAGCGAGTCGACGCGGTGCGTCCACAGTGGACCCCCCATTCTGTGACGGCGGACACAACCGGTGCGCACCCAGGTGTCTGGTCCATCACAGAGAGGAACCCGGAGGTGAGCCGTCCGTCCGGGGCGGGTCTAGCATCCGATTCATCCACGCTCGATGACGTTGACTTCGGCAAGCTCGTACGCACACGGCGACTGCGGACCTCACGGCCACCGGGCACACAGTCAGACGTTGGAGGCCGTTCACCGATGTCCACCACGGCGAGCACTGCCACCGAGGCAGGGGCGAGCGATCGGGCGGGTGCCTCACGCCGGCAGGGAACCTTCTACCGGGGCGACCCCGGCATGTGGTCCTGGGTGCTGCACCGCATCACCGGCGTGCTCACATTCTTCTTCCTGTTCGTGCACGTGCTCGACACCGCGCTCGTGCGCGTGTCGCCGAACACCTACGACCAGGTCATCGAGACCTACAAGACCCCGATCGTCAACCTCCTCGAGGTCGGCCTCGTCGGCGCGGTCCTCTTCCACGCGCTCAACGGCATCCGCGTCATGCTGGTCGACTTCTGGTCGAAGGGCCCGAAGCTGCAGAAGGCGATGCTGTGGGTCATCGGCGTGGTCTGGGTCGTCGTGATGGTCCCCGGTGCCTTCTTCATGCTGAAGCGCACCGTCGAAACGCTCTTCGGGGGTAACTGACATGGCCGACCTCGCCCTCGCGAACCCCCGCGCGCCGAAGCGTCCGGCCGCGCGCCGGAGCAACTTCGAGCTCTACAGCTGGCTGTTCATGCGGATCTCCGGCCTGGCGCTGGTCATCCTGGTGCTCGGCCACCTGCTGATCATGAACATCCTCGACGGCGGTGTGCACCGGATCAACTGGGGCTTCGTCGCCGGCCGCTGGGCTTCGCCGTTCTGGCAGTTCTGGGACCTGGCCATGCTCTGGCTCGCCGAGATCCACGGCGGCAACGGCCTGCGCACCATCATCGACGACTACGCGCGCAAGGACAGCACGCGGTTCTGGCTGAAGATCGTGCTGTACGTCTCGATGGTGCTGATCCTGGCCGTCGGCACGATGGTGATCTTCACCTTCGACCCGAACATGCCCGCGAACTGACCCACGGAGACCTCCCACCATGCAGTTCCACAAGTACGACGTGGTGATCGTCGGCGCCGGCGGCGCCGGGATGCGCGCGGCCATCGAGTCCGGCCAGCGCGCCCGCACCGCGGTCCTCACCAAGCTCTACCCGACCCGGTCCCACACCGGCGCGGCCCAGGGCGGCATGTGCGCCGCGCTGGCGAACGTCGAAGAGGACAACTGGGAGTGGCACACCTTCGACACGGTCAAGGGCGGCGACTACCTCGTCGACCAGGACGCCGCGGAGATCATGGCCAAGGAGGCCATCGACGCGGTGCTCGACCTGGAGAAGATGGGCCTGCCGTTCAACCGCACGCCCGAGGGCAAGATCGACCAGCGCCGCTTCGGCGGGCACACACGTGACCACGGCAAGGCCGCGGTGCGCCGCGCCTGCTACGCCGCGGACCGCACCGGCCACATGATCCTGCAGACGCTGTACCAAAACTGCGTCAAGTACGGCACGGAGTTCTTCAACGAGTTCTACGTGCTCGACCTGATCCTGTCCGAGGACGAGAACGGCAACCCGGTCGCCTCCGGCGTCGTCGCCTACGAGCTGGCCACCGGCGAACTGCACGTCTTCCAGGCGAAGTCGATCGTGTTCGCCACCGGCGGCGCGGGCAAGATCTTCAAGACGACGTCGAACGCGCACACCCTCACCGGTGACGGCCTCGGCATCATCTTCCGCAAGGGCCTCCCGCTGGAGGACATGGAGTTCTTCCAGTTCCACCCGACCGGCCTCGCGGGCCTGGGCATCCTGATCTCCGAAGCCGTCCGCGGCGAGGGCGGGATCCTGCGCAACGCGTCCGGCGAGCGGTTCATGGAGCGCTACGCCCCCACCATCAAGGACCTCGCGCCGCGCGACATCGTGGCGCGCTCGATGGTGCAGGAAGTGCTGCAGGGCCGGGGTTGCGGCCCGAACAAGGACTACGTCGTCCTCGACGTCACGCACCTGCCGGTCGAGGTCCTCGAGACCAAGCTGCCGGACATCACCGAGTTCTCCCGCACCTACCTGGGCGTCGACCCGGTGAAGGAGCCGGTGCCGGTGTTCCCCACCTGCCACTACGTGATGGGCGGCATCCCGACCAACGTCCACGGTGAAGCGCTGCGGGACAACGAGAACGTCATCCCGGGTCTCTATGCGGCGGGCGAGGTCGCGTGCGTGTCCGTGCACGGTTCCAACCGCCTGGGCACGAACTCGCTGCTGGACATCAACGTGTTCGGCCGCCGCGCCGGCATCGCGGCCGCGGAGTACGCGCTGGCGCACGAGCACATCGAGCTGCCGGAGAACCCGACCAAGCTGGTGGAAGAGCAGCTGTCGGGCCTGCTGTCGGAGCACGGCGACGAGCGCGTCGCCGACATCCGCAAGGAAATGCAGCAGACGATGGACTCGCACGCGTCGGTGTACCGGACCGAGGACACGCTGAAGCAGGCGCTGACCGA is a genomic window of Amycolatopsis lexingtonensis containing:
- a CDS encoding ABC transporter ATP-binding protein, with amino-acid sequence MSTAEAPAEAVPDRGAPAVQLTGITKRFPGVVANSDVNLTVTAGEVHAICGENGAGKSTLMKILYGMQPPDEGTIAINGEEVRLRNPQDAIRAGIGMVHQHFMLADNLTVGENVFLGAEALHGIGRAARARLAELAERTGLHAKPDTLLEELGVADRQRVEIVKVLYRGAKIIILDEPTAVLVPQEVDALFATVREMKADGYTFLFISHKLDEVRAIADTVTVIRRGTTVGTADPKTITSRQLAEMMVGSELPSPETRESTVTDRDVLRLTGLTLGAEGSDRNALDDVTFTVRAGEVLGIAGVEGNGQTELVETIMGMRKPSGGTIELVDAEGKARDLTKAGTLARREAGIGYIAEDRTRHSLLLQQPLWVNRILGYQTREPVSKGQLLDIAGARADTERIVRDYDVRTPGIDVPAAALSGGNQQKLIVGRELSGNPVLLVASHPTRGVDVGAQALIWEQIRQARAAGLAVLLISADLDELIGLSDTIRVMLRGRLVSEADPATVTPQELGSAMTGAGEGDEE
- a CDS encoding BMP family lipoprotein, which translates into the protein MRGTALAAAAMAGVLALAGCAKDSSGGSSSNNTAASSGGSDCVTAQKPPAAPAAASSSTAAGAKVDGSKLKIGLAFDVGGRGDASFNDAAAAGTDKAKSELGVTTVNESTASASEAESAKQQRLDQMAASGLNPIIAVGFAYAPSVKVVAAKYPNTKFAIVDDDSIQLPNVTPLVFAEEQGSFLAGVAAAYKSKNCHVGFVGGVNTPLIQKFEAGFLQGAKTVSSKIKIEDDYLTPAGDFSGFQDPAKGNVKAAAEIAKGADVIYHAAGASGKGVFDAAKAGNALAIGVDSDQYNQKTVAADKDVIITSMLKRVDVAVFDYVTALAKGDLTTLPKRFDLKVDGVGYATSGGKVDDIKDVLDGYKAQIISGAITVSDKPQK
- the sdhC gene encoding succinate dehydrogenase, cytochrome b556 subunit, whose translation is MSTTASTATEAGASDRAGASRRQGTFYRGDPGMWSWVLHRITGVLTFFFLFVHVLDTALVRVSPNTYDQVIETYKTPIVNLLEVGLVGAVLFHALNGIRVMLVDFWSKGPKLQKAMLWVIGVVWVVVMVPGAFFMLKRTVETLFGGN
- a CDS encoding ABC transporter permease, with protein sequence MTSWRTKLLPPLLAIVFAVLLSAIALIISGADPLNAYGTMIGQMFKGSTSVDTVNLATVYYLSGLAVAIGFQMNLFNIGVEGQYRFAAVVAAIIGGALKLPPVIHTLVILIVAVVAGAAYAAIPAILKVTRGVSEVIATIMLNAIVGGIIAFLINADQFGVQTGNNIGTRVIEPSGRIPGIPLGSGTLFGFVFIAAIIGGAYWFMLNRTRFGFELKASGESTTAAAAGGVNAKKMTLIAMLLSGGVAGLVAMPELLGRDFSYGITSTQMYGFTGIAVALLGRNHPGGIALGALLWAFLDTSAVSLEQINVSKEIATIMQGIIVLSVVVAYEIVKRAELRSQQHRVGRALAANGRKGASVAEGGAV
- a CDS encoding succinate dehydrogenase hydrophobic membrane anchor subunit; the protein is MADLALANPRAPKRPAARRSNFELYSWLFMRISGLALVILVLGHLLIMNILDGGVHRINWGFVAGRWASPFWQFWDLAMLWLAEIHGGNGLRTIIDDYARKDSTRFWLKIVLYVSMVLILAVGTMVIFTFDPNMPAN
- the sdhA gene encoding succinate dehydrogenase flavoprotein subunit is translated as MQFHKYDVVIVGAGGAGMRAAIESGQRARTAVLTKLYPTRSHTGAAQGGMCAALANVEEDNWEWHTFDTVKGGDYLVDQDAAEIMAKEAIDAVLDLEKMGLPFNRTPEGKIDQRRFGGHTRDHGKAAVRRACYAADRTGHMILQTLYQNCVKYGTEFFNEFYVLDLILSEDENGNPVASGVVAYELATGELHVFQAKSIVFATGGAGKIFKTTSNAHTLTGDGLGIIFRKGLPLEDMEFFQFHPTGLAGLGILISEAVRGEGGILRNASGERFMERYAPTIKDLAPRDIVARSMVQEVLQGRGCGPNKDYVVLDVTHLPVEVLETKLPDITEFSRTYLGVDPVKEPVPVFPTCHYVMGGIPTNVHGEALRDNENVIPGLYAAGEVACVSVHGSNRLGTNSLLDINVFGRRAGIAAAEYALAHEHIELPENPTKLVEEQLSGLLSEHGDERVADIRKEMQQTMDSHASVYRTEDTLKQALTDVQALKERYQRITVSDKGKRYNTDLLEAVELGFLLELAEVLVVGALARKESRGGHAREDYPTRDDTNFMRHTMAYKQGTGLSSDIRLDYKPVTFTRYEPMERKY